From the genome of Diceros bicornis minor isolate mBicDic1 unplaced genomic scaffold, mDicBic1.mat.cur scaffold_67_ctg1, whole genome shotgun sequence, one region includes:
- the NDUFS7 gene encoding NADH dehydrogenase [ubiquinone] iron-sulfur protein 7, mitochondrial isoform X1, whose amino-acid sequence MAALAAPGLLRPILALRSGVGAAVQVRDVHPSVATEGPSSTQPAMSQARAVVPKPTALPSSRGEYVVTKLDDLINWVRRSSLWPMTFGLACCAVEMMHMAAPRYDMDRFGVVFRASPRQSDVMIVAGTLTNKMAPALRKVYDQMPEPRYVVSMGSCANGGGYYHYSYSVVRGCDRIVPVDIYVPEKCSWRSAPVSVSSPKGWARLSDAGVTRGPS is encoded by the exons ATGGCGGCGCTGGCGG CTCCCGGCCTGCTCCGCCCCATCCTTGCTCTGCG CTCCGGCGTGGGCGCCGCTGTGCAGGTGCGAGATGTCCATCCCAGCGTGGCCACTGAGGGCCCGAGCAG CACCCAGCCCGCCATGTCCCAGGCCAGAGCCGTGGTCCCCAAGCCCACCGCCCTTCCCAGCAGCCGGGGCGAGTACGTGGTGACCAAGCTGGATGACCTCATCAACTGGGTCCGCCGG AGCTCGCTGTGGCCCATGACCTTCGGCCTGGCCTGCTGCGCCGTGGAGATGATGCACATGGCGGCGCCGCGCTACGACATGGACCGCTTCGGCGTGGTGTTCCGTGCCAGCCCCCGCCAGTCGGACGTGATGATCGTGGCGGGGACGCTCACCAACAAGATGGCCCCCGCGCTCCGCAAG GTCTACGACCAGATGCCGGAGCCTCGCTACGTCGTGTCCATGGGGAG CTGCGCCAACGGAGGCGGCTACTACCACTACTCATACTCCGTGGTCAGGGGCTGCGACCGCATCGTGCCCGTGGACATCTACGTCCCAG AAAAATGTTCCTGGAGGTCTGCACCGGTGTCCGTGAGTTCTCCCAAAGGGTGGGCGAGACTCTCGGACGCCGGGGTCACCAGGGGGCCCAGTTAA
- the NDUFS7 gene encoding NADH dehydrogenase [ubiquinone] iron-sulfur protein 7, mitochondrial isoform X2, with protein MAALAAPGLLRPILALRSGVGAAVQVRDVHPSVATEGPSSTQPAMSQARAVVPKPTALPSSRGEYVVTKLDDLINWVRRSSLWPMTFGLACCAVEMMHMAAPRYDMDRFGVVFRASPRQSDVMIVAGTLTNKMAPALRKVYDQMPEPRYVVSMGSCANGGGYYHYSYSVVRGCDRIVPVDIYVPGFRLMEAKPKAV; from the exons ATGGCGGCGCTGGCGG CTCCCGGCCTGCTCCGCCCCATCCTTGCTCTGCG CTCCGGCGTGGGCGCCGCTGTGCAGGTGCGAGATGTCCATCCCAGCGTGGCCACTGAGGGCCCGAGCAG CACCCAGCCCGCCATGTCCCAGGCCAGAGCCGTGGTCCCCAAGCCCACCGCCCTTCCCAGCAGCCGGGGCGAGTACGTGGTGACCAAGCTGGATGACCTCATCAACTGGGTCCGCCGG AGCTCGCTGTGGCCCATGACCTTCGGCCTGGCCTGCTGCGCCGTGGAGATGATGCACATGGCGGCGCCGCGCTACGACATGGACCGCTTCGGCGTGGTGTTCCGTGCCAGCCCCCGCCAGTCGGACGTGATGATCGTGGCGGGGACGCTCACCAACAAGATGGCCCCCGCGCTCCGCAAG GTCTACGACCAGATGCCGGAGCCTCGCTACGTCGTGTCCATGGGGAG CTGCGCCAACGGAGGCGGCTACTACCACTACTCATACTCCGTGGTCAGGGGCTGCGACCGCATCGTGCCCGTGGACATCTACGTCCCAG GGTTCCGCCTCATGGAAGCAAAACCAAAGGCCGTTTAA